From the genome of Deltaproteobacteria bacterium, one region includes:
- a CDS encoding cold-shock protein, with protein MAEGTVKWFNSQKGYGFIEREEGQDLFVHYSYINMPGFKTLNEGDRVSFDVEDGERGPVAKNVTKI; from the coding sequence TTGGCTGAAGGAACAGTAAAGTGGTTTAATTCACAGAAGGGCTACGGGTTTATTGAACGAGAGGAAGGCCAGGACCTTTTTGTTCATTATTCCTATATTAACATGCCTGGCTTCAAAACCCTCAATGAGGGCGATCGGGTAAGCTTCGATGTGGAAGATGGTGAACGGGGTCCTGTAGCCAAAAATGTCACCAAGATTTAG
- a CDS encoding SpoIIE family protein phosphatase, which produces MATLPPVHLGVSILAAFLIALALRKALQRIFVLSHPATVQPIRQFFFDLSLYVAVALMVGIFNHLSYRFPFVSGLSFLVGCLVVGFFLALDMSLARERTIINEALERRISLPPPVKLYSITRKLALIAFMVTLFVSVIFTLVISRDIIWLAKVGQQGISLSQAQHSVMYEVFFIMGVVLLLVFNLIYSYSKNLKLLFDNETNVLERVSQGDLSTLVPVATSDEFGLIAGHTNNMINGLRHRTELMTALKVAEEVQQKLLPSGPPKHDQLDVAGASQYCDETGGDYYDYLELSPGRLGVVVADVSGHGIPSALLMTTARALLRQRAAMAGDSAHIIADINWQLAKDVEDTGNFVTLFYSEFDMDARQLHWVRAGHDPAIVYEPKTDHFSELDGPGMALGLVGDYPYAESQRDIQPGEIYLIGTDGIWETRNPEGLMYGKERVRQLIRAHSRSSASEILAAIMTDLENYRDSGKQEDDVTLVVVRIVP; this is translated from the coding sequence ATGGCAACTCTGCCCCCCGTGCACTTGGGGGTAAGCATCCTGGCGGCTTTCCTGATAGCCCTTGCCTTGCGAAAGGCTTTGCAGCGGATCTTTGTGCTTTCCCATCCAGCTACGGTGCAGCCCATCAGGCAGTTTTTCTTTGATCTTTCCCTTTATGTGGCAGTGGCGCTAATGGTTGGTATTTTTAACCACCTGAGCTACCGTTTTCCTTTTGTCAGTGGTTTGAGTTTCCTGGTGGGTTGCCTCGTGGTCGGCTTCTTTCTGGCCCTGGATATGAGCCTTGCCCGGGAACGGACAATAATAAATGAGGCTCTCGAGCGCAGGATTTCCCTGCCGCCGCCGGTGAAGCTCTATTCCATCACCAGGAAGCTGGCGCTAATTGCCTTTATGGTCACCCTTTTTGTCAGTGTCATTTTCACACTGGTTATTTCCCGGGACATAATCTGGTTGGCCAAGGTTGGCCAGCAAGGCATTTCGCTGTCCCAAGCGCAGCATTCCGTGATGTACGAAGTGTTTTTTATTATGGGTGTGGTTTTGCTTCTGGTGTTCAACCTGATCTACTCTTACTCCAAGAACTTGAAGCTTCTCTTCGACAATGAGACCAATGTGCTGGAAAGGGTGAGCCAGGGTGATCTTTCCACTCTGGTGCCGGTGGCCACCAGCGATGAGTTCGGCCTGATTGCCGGCCACACCAACAACATGATCAATGGACTGAGACATCGCACCGAACTCATGACCGCTCTCAAGGTGGCCGAGGAAGTCCAGCAAAAACTGCTGCCCAGTGGGCCGCCCAAACATGACCAGCTGGACGTGGCCGGTGCCAGTCAATATTGTGACGAGACCGGGGGAGACTATTATGACTATCTCGAACTTTCTCCCGGTCGGCTGGGGGTGGTGGTGGCCGATGTGTCCGGGCACGGCATACCTTCGGCGCTGCTTATGACCACTGCAAGGGCTCTTCTCCGGCAACGGGCAGCCATGGCCGGAGACAGCGCCCACATCATTGCGGATATCAACTGGCAGCTTGCCAAAGATGTGGAAGACACAGGGAACTTTGTCACTTTGTTTTATAGTGAGTTCGATATGGATGCTCGGCAGTTGCACTGGGTGCGGGCAGGTCATGATCCTGCCATAGTCTATGAACCCAAGACCGATCATTTCTCCGAACTGGACGGTCCAGGCATGGCCCTGGGGCTAGTTGGGGACTACCCCTATGCCGAATCCCAGCGAGACATTCAGCCTGGAGAGATCTACCTGATCGGCACAGATGGAATCTGGGAAACGCGCAATCCAGAGGGTCTGATGTACGGCAAGGAACGAGTGCGGCAGCTTATTCGGGCTCACAGCCGCAGCTCTGCGAGTGAAATTCTAGCAGCCATAATGACGGATCTGGAAAACTACCGCGACTCTGGCAAGCAGGAAGACGATGTCACACTGGTGGTTGTCAGAATAGTACCATGA
- a CDS encoding NADH-quinone oxidoreductase subunit N: MKWPLFLPEMYCLGMVAVFVGIAVLPRPNPRRDYLTALTLAAVSIVIALGSVRFQGELFAGTYRVDLFSQVFKVMLCIGLFLVIFLCAELRSIAEQHHPEFYLLLTLCTVAMMMLASSVELLTIYITLELSSYSLYTIVPLRRRYAGDAEAGLKYFMIGVFSSAVMLFGLALLYGAVHSTMVAEIVKVLPQVIATPAAVIGLLFTLCGFFFKLAVFPFHFWAPDVYQGAANQVTAYIATASKVAAVAIVIRMVALSSGSSVPLAKILITLSIASMTVGNLSAIVQKDMKRLLAYSSISHAGYVLVGVVSMTESGYAGAIFYALAYLLMNLCCFLVVVKTAQDGGNLQVAQLAGLHQRSPLLAMALMVSLFSLAGIPPTIGFTGKFLVFAAAMAKGYFVLVLIGMINVVISLYYYLLVLKAAYLLEPAGPLPPLQVSRPTKLVAASLVTLIIGVGIYPHYLLEIARAAARVLLF, encoded by the coding sequence ATGAAGTGGCCTCTTTTCCTTCCTGAGATGTATTGTCTGGGTATGGTTGCCGTCTTTGTCGGCATAGCAGTGCTGCCGCGACCGAATCCACGGCGCGACTATCTTACGGCGCTGACCCTGGCAGCAGTCAGCATAGTGATAGCCCTCGGTTCCGTCCGTTTCCAGGGAGAACTTTTTGCCGGCACCTACCGGGTTGATCTTTTTTCTCAGGTCTTCAAAGTCATGCTCTGCATTGGCCTCTTTCTGGTAATATTCCTCTGCGCTGAACTGCGGAGCATTGCAGAGCAGCATCATCCTGAGTTTTACCTGCTGCTGACCCTCTGCACAGTTGCCATGATGATGCTGGCGAGCAGCGTTGAATTGCTCACCATTTATATTACTCTGGAATTGTCGAGTTACTCGCTCTACACCATCGTTCCTTTGAGACGCCGCTATGCAGGCGATGCCGAGGCAGGTCTCAAATATTTCATGATCGGGGTGTTTTCTTCGGCAGTCATGCTCTTCGGGCTGGCCCTGCTCTATGGCGCGGTACACAGCACCATGGTGGCGGAGATCGTCAAGGTACTCCCCCAGGTGATTGCCACGCCCGCGGCAGTGATCGGACTGCTTTTCACCCTGTGCGGTTTTTTCTTTAAACTGGCGGTGTTTCCCTTTCATTTCTGGGCGCCTGATGTCTATCAGGGGGCAGCCAATCAGGTGACTGCTTACATTGCCACAGCCTCCAAGGTGGCGGCGGTGGCCATTGTCATTCGAATGGTGGCCCTGAGCAGCGGCAGCAGCGTGCCTCTGGCGAAGATCCTGATCACGCTGTCCATTGCCTCCATGACCGTGGGGAACCTGAGCGCTATTGTCCAGAAGGACATGAAGAGGCTGCTGGCCTACTCCAGCATCTCCCACGCCGGCTATGTACTTGTCGGTGTTGTGAGCATGACTGAAAGCGGTTATGCTGGCGCTATTTTTTACGCCCTTGCTTATTTGCTCATGAATCTATGCTGCTTTCTGGTAGTAGTGAAGACTGCTCAGGATGGAGGCAATCTCCAGGTTGCCCAGTTGGCTGGCCTGCATCAACGGTCGCCTCTGCTGGCCATGGCCCTTATGGTCTCGCTGTTCAGCCTGGCCGGCATCCCTCCCACTATCGGCTTTACAGGCAAGTTTCTGGTCTTTGCTGCTGCCATGGCCAAGGGATATTTTGTCCTTGTACTTATTGGCATGATCAATGTAGTGATTTCTCTCTACTACTACCTGCTGGTGCTGAAGGCTGCCTATCTGCTGGAGCCTGCAGGACCGCTGCCCCCACTTCAGGTGTCCAGGCCCACCAAACTGGTTGCCGCCTCCCTGGTTACCCTCATCATCGGTGTGGGTATTTACCCTCACTACCTCCTGGAAATTGCCCGGGCAGCTGCAAGAGTGCTGCTGTTCTAG
- the nuoK gene encoding NADH-quinone oxidoreductase subunit NuoK, translated as MIVPYGHVVILAGVLFALGMICAVVRRNLIMMLIGVEIMLNAAAILFVAASLRWQQLQGQVFVLFIMAVAAAEVSLGLALIIYAHRRTDSVDPDTYKLLKW; from the coding sequence ATGATCGTTCCCTATGGCCATGTGGTAATCCTGGCGGGTGTCCTCTTTGCCCTTGGAATGATCTGCGCGGTTGTGCGGCGCAATTTGATCATGATGCTCATCGGGGTGGAGATTATGCTCAATGCTGCTGCCATCTTATTCGTGGCTGCCTCTTTGCGCTGGCAGCAGCTGCAGGGCCAGGTATTTGTCCTCTTTATAATGGCGGTGGCTGCAGCGGAGGTGTCCCTGGGGCTGGCTCTGATAATTTACGCACACCGCCGCACAGATTCAGTGGATCCAGATACCTACAAGTTGTTGAAATGGTAG
- a CDS encoding NADH-quinone oxidoreductase subunit J: protein MSLHAVIFYLLAAVIITATVLAVTRRNLVHSVIYLILSFFGSAMLYYLFGAPFLAALEIIIYAGAIMVLFLFIVMMLRVEKPSEPWRPLRQWLPAILLAFSYLPIIGLLVAADPQSKSMLKIWLTRPRTFGRFLFQNYWFAVELIALLLFVALIGALYLGKTPVSSDQQEESQ from the coding sequence ATGTCGCTTCATGCTGTTATTTTTTATCTGCTTGCTGCTGTGATAATCACCGCCACTGTGCTGGCAGTGACCAGACGCAATCTGGTGCACTCGGTGATCTATTTGATACTCTCCTTCTTTGGCAGCGCCATGCTCTACTACCTCTTCGGCGCCCCTTTTCTTGCTGCTCTGGAGATCATCATCTATGCTGGCGCCATTATGGTATTGTTTCTCTTCATTGTGATGATGCTCCGCGTAGAAAAACCTTCTGAGCCCTGGCGGCCTCTGCGGCAATGGCTGCCAGCCATCTTGCTGGCCTTCAGCTACCTGCCCATTATCGGCCTCCTGGTGGCGGCAGATCCGCAGAGCAAGAGCATGTTGAAGATCTGGCTGACTCGCCCCAGAACATTCGGCCGCTTTCTCTTTCAAAACTACTGGTTTGCCGTGGAACTCATTGCCCTGCTGCTATTTGTGGCCCTCATCGGCGCTCTTTACCTCGGCAAGACCCCGGTCAGCAGCGACCAGCAGGAGGAAAGCCAATGA